CAAATAATTTAGTTCAGCCGCCACAGAGTAGACGATGTACTGCTTCCAGCGCCGGATTGTCCGCTCATCCACACCCAACTTATAGGCAAGCCCGGCGGTTGTATACCGGCTTTGCCAATACTCTTCCATGATGGACTGCTTGTCGTGACATAACCGATGATAGGTTTTTTCAATCGCTTTTTGGATTTTCTCAAGTTCAATAATTTTTCGATCCATACTGATTTTGACTGCTTTACTGGCCGTACTGTTGCCGACGGAATTGCTCCGGCCTTCCTGCTTTTCCGGCGTTTCCAGGATAATATCGTTTTTCAGCCGGCTGAGCTCTTTCAGGTTATTTTTATACTGGCGAATTTCCTGCTCGACGTACTTGAACGTGTTTTTACTCAACCGATGCTTTTTGATGCACACAGCCACATATTCCTCATGGCAAAGTTGCGAAACGTCTATCCTAACCTGATGCGCTTGGAGTACGACAACAGGCGCACACAGGCAGCGAGTTCTCTCGAAACCGTAGCGTCCACGGAAAAGAAAACGCCCTCTCAGCTATTCGGGGAACTGTTCGAAATGCAAAACGGGCAGCCGATGAGCGAAGAGCAATCGAAATACGTTACAAACCTGTTCAACGAAATCTGGGAGGTGGTGGCGAACTCATGAGACCTCTCAAACTGACGATGTCCGCCTTTGGCTGTTATGCAGACAAATAAACTGTTGATTTTGAAACGCTTGGCAATGAGGGGCTATACCTCATCACCGGCGATACTGGAGCGGGAAAGACAACGATATTCGATGCCATCACCTTCGCTCTCTACGGAGAAACGAGCGGAGATAACAGGAAAGCAGAGATGCTTACAAAACCTTTCAAGACCGGGTTAAGAAGGACGCGAACGGACTCGTCGCGGAAATTAAAGAGCAAAGGCGCAGCTATGAATATACCCTTGGTAATGTCCAAGTAGATGCGAGTGACTATGAAAGCACGCAAAAGCTGTCCGATGCCAGGTCGGGGCTTGTATTGGCGGAAGATGTCATCGAGTGGCTGACACAGATTATTTCTGCCGACAATGAAGCGTTCGCTGCAAATGAGAAACTGCTGGAAGAAGTCGGTGTTAAGCTGGCTGAAATAAACCAGAGGGTCGGACAAGCGGAGCAAGATAAGAAAGCGCGTGACACTTTGAAAGCGGCGCAAGACCGTCTCCCGTCAGAGACGCTGGGTCTGAACGAGGCTGAATCAGCTTTGAATGCAGGGAAAGCAAAACTGCCCGAATGTGAGGTCGTAAAATCGCAAATTGCTGAAATAGAACGATCGTTGCCTAAGTATCAGGAACTGCAAAATCTTATCGATACGATTAAGGCAAACGTGGAAAAGCTATCTGTCGAAAAGCAAAATGTTGAAGACTTACAAAAGCAGCAAATCTCCGATACATCTGCCCTTGAGGCCGCAAAGGCGGAACTCAAGTCTTTAGCGGATGCCGAAGTCAAAGCCGAAACATTGCGTAGCCAACAAGAAAAACTGACCGCAAAGCAGAGCAGCCTTGGCGCGTTTACCGCTTCGCTCGATGGTTATAGCAGAATACGCTCTGAACTCAAAGCGGCACACGACGACTATACTGCAAAGTCTACAATTGCAAAGACTAAGCGGGATGAATATGAAACTCTGAACAAGGCTTACCTGGACGAGCAAGCTGGGATATTGGCGGTAGAACTAATAGATGGGCAACCCTGCCCAGTTTGCGGCTCAATCGAACAATCCTACACCTGCGGTTTTATCCGTCAAGGCTCCTACAAAGGCGGTGCTTGATAATGCAAAGAAAGCCGCAGAAACCCGCAGAATCAGAAGCAACTACTGCCAGCGGCTTGGCAAGCAATTTGAAAGGGCAAAGCGGCACAAAGCGAGATGAAATCACCGCCACAGCAACAACACTATTGGGAGACACTTCGTTCGACGAGATACCGCAGGTTTTGGAGAGCGCGCTAACTGAGATTAAAACAGAACTTGTGGGAATCATCGAACAACTCGCTGAACAGGAGAAAAGAACGGCTCGTAAAAAGGAACTTGACAAAGCGATACCTGCTTCTGAGAGTAACCTTGTCAAAATCGGTGAGGCGCTGGGCAAGTCCAAGGAGCAAGTCGCTGCTCTGACCACACAGATAGACTCCGACGACAAAGCAAGAGAAAAGCAGGCTGCGGAACTCAAATTCAAGAATGAGGCCGATGCCAAAGCGGAAATCTCCACGCTCAATGGAAAGAAAAAAGGCTACGAGGATGCCCTCCAATCATTACCAGACCACATATGATACAGCAAAAATGAAGGCAGACGGCACGGCAACGGAGATACAGACGTTACAAGCACAGCTTGCCGATTCGCAGCCGCTGGATTTAGATGCGCTAAAACAAGAAAAGGACTCCACCGAAAGCGCACAGCGTAGCTTGAGCGAAAGTAACCGTGTTGTCAGCACTCGTAAGTCCGCTAACCAAACCGCGCTGAATGCCATTAACAAAACGGCAAAAACTATCATCGAACTCGAAGCCCGTTACAAGTGGTTGAAAGAAATCTCCGACACGGCAAACGGAGATATTAGCGGCAAGGAAAAAATCAAACTGGAAACCTATATCCAAGCTGCGTACTTCGACAGGATAATTGCACGGGCGAATCTTCGACTACTGCAGATGTCAAACAGCCAGTTCGAGTTAAAGCGGCGGGATGTAAGCGGCAAGCAGGGACAAAGCGGGTTAGACTTGAATGTTATCGACCACTACAACGGTACGGAGCGTGATGCTAAAACACTCTCAGGTGGTGAGTCGTTCATCGCCGCACTGTCGCTTGCACTCGGCCTTTCCGACGAGATACAGAACAATGCCGGAGGCATACGGCTTGACTCGATGTTCGTTGATGAGGGCTTTGATTCATTAGACGATACAAAGCTGTCGCAAGCAATGCAGGCGTTGATGAATATATCGCAGACCAACCGCCTCATCGGGATAATATCCCACGTTTTCGGGCTTGATGAGAAAATCGGACGCAGAATCGCCGTGACCAAAGATCGCACGGGAGGAAGCAGAGCCGAGATTATCCTGAACTGATGGTGAACCATAGAATGCCTACAAACCCTATAAGAATCTCCGGCATCGGCAAGAATTTGGCTCATTTTATACGTCGGTACAATTTATTTTACCATTTACAAAACGTCATACGCCGTATTCTGGAATACTATTTTATGCAGCTTTGCGGCTATGACGGCGTAAACATCCGCAAAGGAGTTTTGGCAGATAACGATAATTTTGTGAGCAATTTATAATTATCCATTGGGAAGGGTGGCTATGACCATAAAATCAGAAGAATTCAAGACCGCGATGTCCGCCGTCCGTGAGCGGATAGCTGCCGCGAAGCGGCGCGGAACACATAGCGGCTTTATTGATTACCACGGCTGCACCTCCGTGTGCAACGAACTTATAGCCATTCTTGAAGACGCAGGGAAAGCCGCCGAGCGTGGCGACTGCGCGTACGCCTATTCCGTTGCCGCCCTTGTTCTCGTCAACTGCGCCAAACTTGCCGGCTCTGCCGATGACAGCGCGGGCGGCATTACCGATACGCGAAGTTATGTTGAGGGCGTTTTGAAAAAAGCTTGCTCCGGCGTGGAACGCGGCTCTGCCGAAGCTGAATTCATATTTCTCCAGTCCCTGAAAGACAGCCGGAACAAGGCGTTTGACGGTTGGGACGAATTCGCCTACGACCTGCTCCTGCCAACTGCCGAACTGGCAACTGCCAAGAATGTCAATAAGTTGTACGCTGTCCTAGATGAGTTTGACGCAAAGCTCTCTCAGAAAGAGTATTCTTCCTGGCACCAGGAAAGCGACTGTCTCGTCCGCCTTACGGCGATTACAGCGATTGACGGAGAGCAAGCCGCCGAAAAGTTCGTATCCGACAATATTCAATACGACGGCATACGCCGTATCGCTATCTGCAACGCTCTGGATAAGAGCGATTTTCACCGTGCGGAAAGGTTGTGCCGCGACAAAATCAACTCTACTGACCGCGCCTATCACTGGACACGGGAATGGTACGATATACTTTTCGAGGTGTACTCCAAGTCCGGCGACAAAGAGCGGCGAGCAGAACTTGCGGAAGACCTGCTACTCGGCAAGCACGATACGAAATATTACACCATTCTTAAACAACTGCTTTCCGAAAAAGGCGTATGGACAACGGAGTACCCGTCGATTTTAGCAAAGCTTGCCCAGAACCTGCCATACAATATGTACATGGGCATTCTGTCCAAAGAAGGTGAAACCCGGCGATTGCTTGAACAACTTATAATCCACCCGTCCGAGATTTTCACATATGGTAAGCAACTGTCCACAGATTTTCCGGCAGAAACCTATGACCTCTGCCTTAACGAAATCCGCAAACAAGCTGCCGAAGCTGACAACCGTATAAAGTACAAGCAGGTCTGCGGTAATATAAAGAAGCTGTTTGATTATGGTGGCAATAATGAGGTGAGCCGCATCATTGAAGAGCTAAAAGCAAAGTATCCCCGGCGCCCTGCGATGATCGAGGAATTGGATGGATCGGCGGTAAGGCTGGCGAAGAAGAGATAACTTTTCCGCGAAACTTCTATGTTGTAAAATATTTTTACTCCCTCCAAAAATTCCTTGTACTAACTGTTCTGCAATGGCTCTTAAATACCAAAAGTGCTTCGGCCCATATCCTCTCATGAACCGAAGCACTTTTTTAATTCTCTCCAGTGTAAAACTATTGACCGGCAAGCCCAAACTGCCAAGCTATATATTTCCACCACTATACCCCCACCCCCTCGGCGGGGCTAATTTCGTGTAGGGGGTGCCGACCCTCAACAAGTGTTCGCCCCCGTTTTGTACGTCCACGAGAACATAAAACACACTTATTAAAATTTCCCGAAATCCGCGAACCCCTAATATCTATGGGCTTTTCGCCTCTATCACCGCGACTGACTCCACATGATAAGTGTGTGGAAACATAGCCACAGCCTGAATTCCCAAGTAACAAAATCTCCTTAGGACAATACCGCCAAATCCCTGGCGAAGGAAGCGTGTGATTGCAGGAAACAAACATACACTATGCTGCGGTTCCATGCGCATAAATGTCTCCAGAACCCAGCAGTCGCAGCCGGTGCGGGGAGAGCTTACAACGGCAGGAACCTCCCGGTTTTGATGACATTTATATGTTGATACTTCTTTCTTCAGCAGTTCAGTGTTATTCATCTCTATTGGCATTTACCTGACGAATTCTCGTTTCGCCCTTTCCATAACACTCACGAAACC
This window of the Methylomusa anaerophila genome carries:
- a CDS encoding exonuclease SbcCD subunit D C-terminal domain-containing protein is translated as MAKLRNVYPNLMRLEYDNRRTQAASSLETVASTEKKTPSQLFGELFEMQNGQPMSEEQSKYVTNLFNEIWEVVANS
- a CDS encoding SbcC/MukB-like Walker B domain-containing protein, yielding MERKKATRMPSNHYQTTYDTAKMKADGTATEIQTLQAQLADSQPLDLDALKQEKDSTESAQRSLSESNRVVSTRKSANQTALNAINKTAKTIIELEARYKWLKEISDTANGDISGKEKIKLETYIQAAYFDRIIARANLRLLQMSNSQFELKRRDVSGKQGQSGLDLNVIDHYNGTERDAKTLSGGESFIAALSLALGLSDEIQNNAGGIRLDSMFVDEGFDSLDDTKLSQAMQALMNISQTNRLIGIISHVFGLDEKIGRRIAVTKDRTGGSRAEIILN